The sequence CATAGCCAGGGGCTAATGGCTCAACGATAACTTGGCCTTGATTTAATACGTCACCAGGGACGAATGATATCTTCTTAGGTAAAGCGATTATGTGTTGCATATGGCTTAAAATAGCAGGCCCAAAGGGCTTTAATATCAAAATTAACGGGAATAGAATTCAACGATCAACTGACTGTTGATAGATTGATCTAAATCTTCTTTCTTTGGTTCACCAAGAATCTTACCTGACATTTCCTTTGGATCGAAATTTAACCAACCAGGAATATTGGCTTTCTTTAATCTTTCTTCAAGATTTACAAAAGTTTTCTTTTCTTTCTTATTCTTACGAACAGCAATAACATCATTAGGCTTTACTTGGTAAGAAGGAATGTTTACTTTTTGGTCATTAACTAAAAACTGAGCATGGCTTACCATTTGACGAGCTTGAGCGCGGGTAATAGCTAAACCAAAACGGTAAATAACATTATCTAAACGCATTTCTAAAAGACGCAATAAACTTTCACCAGCATCACTGCTTTTCTTTTGTCCTTTTAGGTAGGTTAGTTTAAATTGTTTTTCGCGCAAACCATACATTTCCTTAGTCTTCTGCTTTTCGCGTAATTGAAGACCGTAAGTACTTTGCTTCTTTGGTCGAGCTGAGCTCTGTTGTTTTGCTAATGGAGACATAAAATCTTTAACTTAAACGCGACGCGGTTTGCGTGAGCGGCAACCATTGTGTGGTAAAGGAGTAATATCTTTAATGTAAGTAATGTTTAAACCATTGGCATTCAAAGCTCTGACAGCTGATTCGCGGCCAGTACCAACACCTTTAACAAAAACTTTAACTTCTGATAGACCATATTCTTCCTTAGCTTTATCAACTGCAATACGAGTAATAATCTGAGCGGCGTATGGAGTAGCTTTCTTTGGTCCTTTGAAACCAGCCAAACCTGCATTAGCCCAAGATAAAACGTTTCCATCATTATCAGTCAGGGTAATAACAGTGTTGTTGTAAGTTGATCGAACAAAAGCCTTACCAGAGCTAACACGCTTCTTTTCAGTCTTTTTCTTACGCTTACCTTTCATTGGAGTACGGGCAGCTTTCTGTTTTTCTAATTTCTTCTTAATTTCTTCTGGTAATTCTTCAGCACCTGAAGCATCAGAATCATTCTTTGTTTCTGGTACAACTTCAATAGCAGTACCATCGTCAATGATCTCTTCTTTAACTTCCTTAACTTCTTTAGTTGTCTTCTTTTCTTCTGTCATAGTAATAAAATGGCTAAATGGTTAATCGTTAAAGCTTTTAACAATTAGCCACTTAACCATTTAGTAATTAAGTCTTTTGGGCTGACATCTTCTTACCTGAAGTAGCTGTACGACGAACGTTGCC is a genomic window of Candidatus Falkowbacteria bacterium containing:
- the rpsK gene encoding 30S ribosomal protein S11, giving the protein MKGKRKKKTEKKRVSSGKAFVRSTYNNTVITLTDNDGNVLSWANAGLAGFKGPKKATPYAAQIITRIAVDKAKEEYGLSEVKVFVKGVGTGRESAVRALNANGLNITYIKDITPLPHNGCRSRKPRRV
- the rpsD gene encoding 30S ribosomal protein S4; amino-acid sequence: MSPLAKQQSSARPKKQSTYGLQLREKQKTKEMYGLREKQFKLTYLKGQKKSSDAGESLLRLLEMRLDNVIYRFGLAITRAQARQMVSHAQFLVNDQKVNIPSYQVKPNDVIAVRKNKKEKKTFVNLEERLKKANIPGWLNFDPKEMSGKILGEPKKEDLDQSINSQLIVEFYSR